A genomic region of Barnesiella viscericola DSM 18177 contains the following coding sequences:
- a CDS encoding RelA/SpoT family protein — MPEKSYFTPEERENVLSAYRQLLRHSVPVMSLSDFNRMRKLITEAVTTGHYQRNKQGINPVVRNLNTALILCDRVGVERSMLIAVSIFNLVVSEFLTIEAVQKEFGDDIAHVIRGLIKSNSLYAKQAAVESENFRKLLLSFAEDIRVIIIMIADRLCVMKMINHHPNEKYRYDVACEASYLYAPLAHRLGLYSIKSELEDLSLKYTNREIYDQIAHKLNETKRSRDKYITEFIEPVKRKLEAEGLNFEIKGRTKSIFSIWNKMKKQKADLEDIYDLFAIRVILETPLDQEKADCWKVYSIVTDMYQPNPKRMKDWLSIPKSNGYESLHITVLGPGQRWVEVQIRTRRMDEIAERGLAAHWKYKGIKSESGLDDWMNNVREVLEAAEHGGALELMRDFKMDLYDKEVFVFTPKGDLYKLPLGATLLDFAFLIHTGLGCKCVGGRVNGKIETIKYKLKSGDTIEVLTSPNQTPKQDWLNIAATSKGRVKIKQALNEQQNKDAEYGKELLQRRFKNRKMEMEDGIMMKLIKKMGYKTVTDFYNELAAEHIDVNRVIDLYLEIERKENNEPYEVRTAEDFTLQPSEHDETKEDELIIGGDVKGIDYKLAKCCNPIFGDDIFGFVSTEGTIKIHRKDCPNAKHIYSRYRYRVVNARWSGKMGSKYICVLRVVGNDDIGIVTNITSIISKEKNIYMRGISIDSNDGLFQGHITVMVDDTSALNGLIKKLKTVKGVKDVQRSSVN; from the coding sequence ATGCCCGAAAAAAGCTATTTCACCCCCGAGGAAAGAGAGAATGTCCTGTCGGCCTATCGGCAATTGCTGCGTCACAGTGTGCCGGTCATGTCGCTCAGCGACTTCAATCGAATGCGCAAACTCATCACCGAAGCAGTCACCACGGGGCACTACCAGCGAAACAAACAGGGCATCAATCCGGTCGTGCGCAACCTCAACACGGCACTCATCTTGTGCGACCGCGTGGGGGTGGAACGCAGCATGCTCATTGCCGTATCGATTTTCAATCTGGTCGTGAGCGAGTTTCTCACCATCGAAGCCGTGCAAAAGGAGTTTGGCGACGACATTGCCCACGTCATTCGGGGCCTTATCAAGTCGAACAGCCTCTATGCCAAGCAGGCGGCCGTCGAGAGTGAGAACTTTCGCAAACTGCTGCTCTCGTTTGCCGAGGACATTCGGGTCATCATCATCATGATTGCCGACCGCTTGTGTGTGATGAAGATGATCAACCATCACCCCAACGAGAAATACCGTTACGACGTGGCTTGCGAGGCGTCGTACCTCTACGCGCCGCTGGCCCACCGGCTGGGGCTCTACTCCATCAAATCGGAACTCGAAGACCTCTCGCTCAAATATACCAACCGCGAAATCTACGATCAGATAGCCCACAAGCTCAACGAGACGAAACGGAGCCGCGACAAATACATCACCGAATTTATCGAACCCGTCAAACGGAAGCTCGAAGCCGAAGGGCTGAACTTTGAAATCAAGGGGCGTACCAAGTCGATTTTTTCCATCTGGAACAAGATGAAAAAGCAGAAGGCCGACCTGGAAGACATCTACGACCTCTTTGCCATTCGGGTGATTTTGGAGACTCCGCTCGACCAGGAGAAGGCCGACTGCTGGAAGGTCTACTCGATTGTCACCGACATGTACCAACCCAACCCCAAGCGTATGAAAGACTGGCTCTCCATTCCCAAGTCGAACGGGTATGAGTCGTTGCACATCACCGTGTTGGGGCCCGGTCAACGCTGGGTCGAGGTGCAGATACGCACCCGCCGTATGGACGAGATTGCCGAACGCGGACTGGCAGCCCACTGGAAATACAAGGGCATCAAGAGCGAGTCGGGACTCGACGACTGGATGAACAACGTGCGCGAGGTGCTCGAAGCGGCCGAACACGGCGGAGCCTTGGAGCTGATGCGCGACTTCAAGATGGACCTCTACGACAAGGAGGTGTTTGTCTTCACCCCCAAGGGCGACCTGTACAAGCTGCCGCTGGGGGCCACCCTGCTCGACTTTGCCTTCCTCATTCACACCGGGCTGGGCTGCAAATGCGTGGGCGGTCGCGTGAACGGGAAAATCGAGACCATCAAATACAAACTCAAAAGCGGCGACACCATCGAGGTGCTCACCTCGCCCAACCAGACTCCCAAGCAAGACTGGCTCAACATCGCCGCCACCTCGAAGGGCCGGGTAAAAATCAAGCAGGCTCTCAACGAGCAGCAGAACAAGGATGCCGAGTATGGCAAGGAACTGCTACAACGCCGCTTCAAGAACCGCAAAATGGAGATGGAAGACGGCATCATGATGAAGCTCATCAAAAAAATGGGCTACAAGACGGTGACCGATTTCTACAATGAACTGGCGGCCGAACACATCGACGTGAACCGGGTAATCGACCTCTACCTCGAAATCGAACGGAAAGAGAACAACGAACCGTATGAGGTGCGAACGGCCGAGGATTTTACCCTGCAACCGAGCGAACACGACGAGACGAAAGAGGACGAGCTCATCATCGGCGGCGACGTGAAGGGTATCGACTACAAACTGGCCAAGTGCTGCAACCCCATCTTCGGCGACGACATCTTCGGATTCGTGTCGACCGAGGGAACCATCAAGATACACCGCAAGGACTGCCCCAACGCCAAGCACATATACAGCCGCTACCGCTACCGGGTGGTCAACGCCCGCTGGTCGGGAAAGATGGGATCGAAATACATCTGCGTGCTGCGGGTGGTGGGCAACGACGACATCGGTATCGTCACCAACATCACCTCCATCATCTCGAAAGAGAAGAACATCTATATGCGAGGCATCTCCATCGACTCGAACGACGGGCTGTTCCAGGGCCACATCACCGTCATGGTCGACGACACCTCGGCTCTCAACGGTCTCATCAAGAAACTCAAAACCGTGAAAGGAGTGAAAGATGTGCAACGGAGTTCGGTAAATTGA
- a CDS encoding GNAT family N-acetyltransferase: MDIQEKKKQIRELWQLCFHDDERFVNLLFDRLYRDENARCFEERGVVTSALQMLPYRMTYGESVLPVSYISGAATRSEYRNRGLMGRLLCESFEVMRSRAIPLSALIPAEPWLYDYYATKGYAPVFFRGECDYTAAHRFVTTGYHRVSPSMDELYRFFDGLLRQRPCCLLHERNDFEVICGDNRLDGGEVVAMADEAGELSALAFAVPDDDRTRVKELLAVDGAAREAALHEVGQLFPGVPITVVTPPDESGGLLQRMGMMRIVDVPLLLSVVAQNYPSWQAVVRVTDPLLPGNEGTYRIGDGACRRVESAQCDLDVDVAELALVLFGDSHLSSLLDLPAVRPYMSLMLD, translated from the coding sequence ATGGATATTCAGGAGAAGAAAAAGCAGATTAGGGAGTTGTGGCAACTCTGTTTTCATGATGACGAACGTTTTGTCAATCTGTTGTTCGACCGGCTGTACCGCGATGAGAATGCCCGTTGCTTCGAGGAGCGAGGTGTGGTGACCTCGGCCTTGCAGATGCTTCCCTATCGCATGACCTATGGCGAGTCGGTGCTGCCGGTGAGCTACATCTCGGGAGCCGCCACGCGTTCCGAGTATCGCAATCGGGGGTTGATGGGACGGCTGTTATGCGAGTCGTTCGAGGTGATGCGGTCGCGGGCTATACCGTTATCGGCCTTGATTCCGGCCGAGCCCTGGTTGTACGACTACTACGCCACGAAGGGATATGCGCCGGTCTTCTTCCGGGGGGAGTGCGACTATACGGCAGCCCATCGGTTTGTCACCACCGGCTATCACCGGGTATCCCCCTCGATGGACGAACTCTATCGCTTTTTCGACGGTCTGTTGCGGCAGCGCCCCTGCTGTCTGCTGCACGAGCGGAACGACTTTGAGGTGATTTGTGGCGACAATCGCCTCGATGGGGGCGAGGTGGTAGCGATGGCCGACGAGGCCGGCGAGTTGTCGGCTCTGGCTTTTGCTGTACCAGACGACGATCGCACGCGGGTCAAAGAGCTTTTGGCCGTAGATGGTGCTGCTCGTGAGGCCGCTTTGCACGAGGTCGGGCAACTCTTCCCCGGCGTGCCGATTACGGTCGTGACGCCGCCCGACGAGTCGGGCGGGCTTTTGCAGCGCATGGGTATGATGCGCATTGTCGATGTGCCGTTGCTCCTGTCGGTGGTGGCGCAGAATTACCCGTCGTGGCAAGCGGTGGTGCGGGTGACCGACCCGCTGTTGCCCGGGAATGAAGGTACTTATCGGATAGGTGATGGGGCGTGCCGTCGGGTTGAAAGCGCCCAATGCGACCTTGATGTCGATGTGGCCGAGTTGGCTCTTGTGCTGTTTGGCGATTCGCATCTGTCGTCGTTGCTCGATCTCCCGGCCGTGCGGCCTTACATGAGCTTGATGCTCGATTGA
- a CDS encoding outer membrane protein assembly factor BamD: MIKHFYLWICASAILLSTCGDNSHEASEQYEKAVKLFEAGQYESARNAIDSIEQLYPKAFKQIKEGMLLLCKVKQKESERNLLYIDSVLKVRRSELEAAKKAFRFEKDAKYQTEGNYVYNKLPKQEAITRSQLKVLVTENGQMQLASVYYGSAPLKHSSIRVTLPDKSKAETLAIGYDGANNYRFSNDGKYTEIVTYKDGQCSAVASLIADNTDKAITLTYLGGSRYTLVLDRLTREAVKATRDLYNLMRSVDDLSREYQLNVRTLELADKQVMQLEKQQAEK, from the coding sequence ATGATTAAACACTTCTACCTGTGGATATGCGCCAGTGCCATTTTGCTATCGACCTGCGGCGACAACAGCCACGAAGCCAGCGAGCAATATGAAAAAGCCGTGAAGCTCTTCGAGGCTGGTCAATACGAAAGCGCCCGAAATGCCATCGACAGCATCGAGCAATTGTACCCCAAAGCCTTCAAGCAGATTAAAGAGGGTATGTTGCTTCTGTGTAAAGTCAAACAGAAAGAGAGCGAACGCAACCTGCTCTATATCGACAGCGTACTCAAAGTGAGACGCAGCGAACTCGAAGCGGCCAAAAAGGCTTTCCGGTTCGAGAAAGATGCCAAATATCAAACCGAGGGAAACTACGTCTACAACAAGTTGCCCAAACAGGAGGCCATCACCCGCAGCCAGTTGAAAGTGCTGGTGACCGAAAACGGTCAGATGCAACTGGCCAGCGTCTACTACGGCAGTGCACCGCTGAAACACAGCTCCATACGGGTTACCCTCCCCGACAAAAGCAAAGCCGAGACCCTGGCCATCGGGTATGACGGGGCCAACAACTACCGATTCAGCAACGACGGAAAGTATACCGAAATCGTCACCTACAAAGACGGACAATGCTCGGCCGTGGCTTCGCTCATCGCCGACAATACCGACAAGGCCATCACCCTCACCTATCTGGGAGGCAGCCGCTACACGCTCGTCCTCGACCGCCTTACCCGCGAAGCGGTCAAGGCGACCCGCGACCTTTACAACCTGATGCGTAGCGTCGACGACCTCTCCCGCGAATACCAGCTCAACGTGCGCACGCTTGAACTGGCCGACAAACAGGTAATGCAGCTCGAAAAGCAACAGGCCGAAAAATAA
- a CDS encoding DUF4301 family protein: MFTTEDLNLFAEKGIDIRVVEDQLASFKRGFPFLKIASSASVGNGILALDEQQAEHYLDLWEGYLKDGHKVVKFVPASGAASRMFKDLFAFLSADYNEPETDFEKKFFDSINHFAFYADLDAACRKNEGKGIADLMAAGNYKVVVSNLLEDKGLNYGALPKGLLKFHHYTTTDRTAMEEHLTEGALYAASSDGEVNIHFTVSHEHLPHFKELVASKKADYEKRYGVRYNISFSEQKPSTDTIAVDMNNEPFRENGKVLFRPGGHGALIENLNDIDAEVIFVKNIDNVVPDRLKAPTVRYKKIIGGVLVALQAEINRYTAMLKSGKYTIDDLREMIQFLHRKLFVRNEETKNLEDAELALYLLRKFDRPIRVCGMVRNSGEPGGGPFVGYNADGTTSLQILESSQIDMSNPEARKQFESGTHFNPVDLVCAVRNGQGVKYDLPRYVDKNTGFISHKSKNGRELKALELPGLWNGAMSDWNTVFVEVPAETFNPVKTVNDLLRPQHQ; encoded by the coding sequence ATGTTTACAACAGAGGATTTAAACTTGTTTGCCGAGAAAGGTATCGACATTCGGGTGGTCGAAGACCAGTTGGCTTCGTTCAAACGGGGATTTCCGTTCCTGAAAATAGCCTCATCGGCATCGGTGGGGAATGGGATTTTGGCCCTCGATGAGCAGCAGGCCGAGCACTACCTCGATTTGTGGGAGGGGTATTTGAAAGACGGTCACAAGGTGGTGAAATTTGTCCCGGCATCGGGCGCCGCAAGCCGCATGTTCAAAGACCTGTTTGCCTTCCTTTCGGCCGATTATAACGAACCTGAAACCGACTTTGAAAAGAAATTTTTCGACTCGATCAATCACTTTGCATTCTATGCCGACCTCGATGCCGCTTGCCGGAAGAACGAGGGGAAAGGTATTGCCGACCTGATGGCTGCCGGCAACTACAAGGTCGTGGTGTCGAATCTGCTCGAAGACAAGGGCCTCAATTACGGTGCCCTGCCCAAAGGCTTGCTTAAATTCCATCATTATACGACGACCGACCGCACGGCCATGGAGGAGCACTTGACCGAAGGTGCTCTCTACGCAGCCAGTTCCGACGGCGAAGTGAATATCCATTTCACGGTATCGCACGAGCATCTGCCTCATTTCAAGGAGCTGGTCGCCTCGAAGAAGGCCGATTACGAGAAACGTTACGGGGTGCGTTACAACATCAGTTTCTCGGAGCAGAAGCCCTCGACCGACACGATTGCCGTCGACATGAACAACGAGCCCTTCCGTGAGAATGGCAAGGTGTTGTTCCGTCCCGGAGGTCATGGGGCTCTCATCGAGAATCTCAACGACATCGACGCCGAGGTAATCTTTGTCAAGAATATTGACAACGTGGTGCCCGACCGACTCAAAGCTCCCACCGTGCGTTATAAAAAGATTATCGGCGGCGTGCTGGTGGCCTTGCAGGCCGAGATAAACCGCTATACCGCCATGTTGAAGAGCGGCAAATATACCATCGACGATTTGCGCGAAATGATTCAGTTCCTGCACCGGAAACTCTTTGTGCGTAACGAAGAGACCAAGAATCTGGAAGATGCCGAACTGGCACTGTATCTGTTGCGCAAGTTCGATCGTCCCATTCGGGTGTGCGGCATGGTACGCAACTCGGGCGAGCCGGGCGGAGGCCCCTTTGTGGGCTACAATGCCGACGGAACCACTTCGCTGCAAATTCTGGAAAGTTCGCAAATCGATATGTCGAATCCCGAGGCTCGAAAACAATTCGAGTCGGGCACGCATTTCAATCCCGTCGACCTGGTATGTGCCGTACGGAACGGGCAGGGGGTGAAATACGACTTGCCCCGCTATGTCGACAAGAATACCGGCTTCATCTCGCACAAGTCGAAGAACGGACGCGAGTTGAAGGCGCTTGAACTGCCGGGCCTGTGGAACGGGGCCATGAGCGACTGGAACACCGTGTTTGTCGAGGTCCCTGCCGAGACCTTCAATCCGGTGAAGACGGTCAACGATTTGTTGCGTCCTCAACATCAGTAA
- a CDS encoding MFS transporter, producing MKKEVEEEEKIVGDLNWDGLHRPRIYYAMATTFCGLFLSVLDGTICNVALPSIAQQLHVSSSDSIWIVNSFQLVIMMTLLPFSSMGERWGYKQVYLRGVVVFTIGSLLCSLSPNLPLLVLSRVFQGFGASMIMSVNTSLIKLIYPKRRLGEGVGLNATVVALASVTGPTLAAAILSFASWPWLFAINIPVGIATFILGRKFLPDNAVKVLGRRFNWKEALLNAATFGLFIGCVEAYSHDVPVRWVLCGVVLLAVVGTVYVRMQLRERYPMLPFDLLKIPIFSMSVATSILSFTAQMICMIAMPFLLVNTFHYDAVGTGLLMTSWPLVIIFVAPLAGELIGKIHPGILGGAGLMIMSIGCFSLSFVPTDTSHFGLVWRLMLCGMGFGFFQSPNNHMLLTSAPPQRTGSASGMLATARLTGQTVGAALVALLFHIYGDTAPHDAMLLAGILTLCGALSSILRLRVSLPK from the coding sequence ATGAAAAAGGAAGTGGAAGAGGAAGAAAAGATTGTAGGCGATCTGAATTGGGACGGGTTGCACCGCCCCCGCATCTATTACGCCATGGCAACCACCTTTTGCGGGTTGTTCCTGTCGGTGCTCGATGGTACCATCTGTAACGTGGCCCTGCCCAGTATCGCCCAGCAACTGCATGTCTCGTCATCCGATTCCATTTGGATTGTCAACTCCTTCCAGCTGGTCATCATGATGACGCTGCTCCCCTTCTCGTCGATGGGCGAGCGGTGGGGTTACAAGCAGGTCTATCTGCGGGGAGTCGTGGTTTTCACCATCGGGTCGTTGCTGTGCTCCCTGTCGCCCAATTTGCCGTTGCTGGTCCTTTCGCGGGTATTCCAGGGATTCGGTGCCTCCATGATTATGAGTGTGAACACCTCGCTTATCAAGCTCATCTATCCCAAACGTCGGTTGGGCGAGGGGGTAGGGCTCAATGCCACGGTCGTGGCACTGGCTTCGGTGACCGGGCCTACCTTGGCCGCCGCCATTCTTTCGTTCGCATCATGGCCCTGGCTTTTTGCCATCAATATACCGGTAGGTATTGCCACCTTTATTCTGGGTCGCAAGTTCTTGCCCGACAATGCCGTGAAGGTGCTTGGCCGCCGTTTCAACTGGAAAGAGGCTCTGCTCAATGCCGCCACCTTCGGGCTCTTTATCGGCTGTGTCGAGGCCTACTCGCACGATGTGCCGGTGCGTTGGGTGTTGTGCGGAGTCGTTTTGCTGGCTGTTGTGGGTACTGTGTATGTGCGCATGCAGCTGCGCGAGCGTTACCCCATGCTCCCTTTCGACTTGTTGAAAATCCCCATCTTTTCGATGTCGGTTGCAACCAGCATACTCTCCTTCACGGCCCAGATGATCTGTATGATAGCCATGCCCTTCCTGCTGGTCAACACCTTTCATTACGATGCCGTAGGCACCGGACTGCTCATGACCTCGTGGCCGCTGGTAATCATATTTGTCGCCCCATTGGCCGGGGAGCTGATCGGGAAGATACACCCCGGAATTCTGGGCGGAGCCGGGTTGATGATTATGAGTATAGGCTGTTTCAGCCTCTCGTTCGTCCCGACCGATACATCGCATTTCGGACTCGTATGGCGGTTGATGCTGTGCGGTATGGGCTTCGGCTTTTTCCAGTCGCCCAACAACCACATGCTGCTCACCTCGGCACCCCCGCAACGCACCGGCAGTGCCAGCGGCATGCTTGCCACCGCCCGCCTCACGGGACAGACTGTCGGGGCCGCATTGGTTGCCTTGCTGTTCCATATCTACGGCGATACCGCTCCGCACGACGCCATGCTCCTGGCCGGAATCCTCACCCTGTGCGGAGCCCTCTCTTCAATCCTTCGTCTGCGCGTGAGTTTGCCGAAGTAA
- a CDS encoding MBL fold metallo-hydrolase codes for MKVIVHRGASQIGGCITEIATDGCKIIIDLGTNLPGSMGDDWQHWDLSPSQVESLTADIDAIFYTHYHSDHVGLLHEVPAHVPQYIGSGAKAVLLDKWDYLHRPDVVKIIEGISTYTAAHRIDVGGKGKIFVTPYWVSHSAFDAYMLKIECEDKVLLHTGDFRRHGYLGKGLLPMLKKRVGPIDLLIVEGTLLGRVAETVVNEREIQQNTIRMLRDHKYVFALCSSTDMERLASFHAACRAVGRVFCVDKYQRQILDTFTAHAGDKLSSRLFEFSDAFLLVNFATRRVRERLQRQGFLMPVRPSHRALIQAMLHLYDDEPAWLIYSLWQGYAEIGKDYSNEAVISLRSMFGSCVKEGTRDGFHTSGHADIDTLQQVCTTLAPRLGIIPIHKESTTRFPEIKGCRIFTETCQTISLKEENLTILLQ; via the coding sequence ATGAAGGTAATTGTCCATCGGGGTGCAAGTCAGATTGGCGGTTGTATTACCGAAATAGCAACCGACGGTTGCAAGATAATCATAGACTTGGGTACTAATCTTCCCGGGAGTATGGGTGATGATTGGCAACATTGGGACCTCTCTCCGTCGCAAGTGGAGTCGTTGACGGCAGATATCGATGCGATATTTTATACTCACTATCATAGCGATCATGTGGGATTGTTACACGAAGTCCCTGCCCATGTACCGCAGTATATCGGTTCGGGAGCCAAAGCGGTATTGCTTGATAAATGGGACTACCTCCATCGTCCCGATGTGGTGAAAATCATAGAAGGGATCTCTACCTATACCGCCGCTCATCGTATCGATGTGGGAGGGAAGGGGAAAATTTTTGTCACACCGTACTGGGTGAGTCACTCGGCTTTCGATGCCTATATGCTTAAAATCGAGTGTGAAGACAAGGTTCTCTTGCATACCGGTGATTTTCGTCGTCATGGCTATTTGGGCAAAGGTTTGCTCCCTATGTTGAAAAAGCGGGTGGGGCCGATAGACCTGTTGATTGTCGAGGGAACCCTGTTGGGGCGTGTGGCCGAGACGGTAGTGAATGAACGCGAGATACAACAAAATACGATTCGCATGCTTCGGGACCATAAGTATGTCTTTGCACTCTGTTCGTCTACCGATATGGAGCGGCTTGCCTCGTTTCATGCGGCTTGCCGGGCTGTGGGGCGGGTATTTTGTGTCGATAAATATCAACGACAAATACTCGATACGTTTACGGCTCATGCAGGCGATAAGTTGTCGAGTAGGCTTTTCGAGTTTAGTGATGCCTTTTTGCTGGTCAATTTCGCAACTCGTCGTGTGCGGGAGAGATTGCAGCGTCAGGGATTTCTCATGCCCGTGCGTCCCAGTCACCGGGCTCTTATACAAGCCATGCTTCATCTCTATGACGATGAACCGGCGTGGCTTATTTATTCGTTGTGGCAGGGATATGCCGAGATTGGGAAAGATTATAGCAACGAGGCTGTGATTTCGCTGCGATCGATGTTTGGCTCCTGTGTCAAGGAGGGTACCCGCGATGGTTTTCACACAAGTGGGCATGCCGACATCGATACGTTGCAACAAGTTTGTACCACGTTGGCTCCCCGACTGGGTATTATCCCCATTCACAAGGAGAGTACTACCCGTTTCCCCGAGATTAAGGGTTGCCGCATTTTTACCGAAACCTGTCAGACGATAAGCTTGAAAGAAGAGAATCTTACCATCTTGTTGCAGTGA
- a CDS encoding porin family protein, which yields MKIPYPDIPLNFCRKCILALLLLWLVVTSIRAQWSVGGKAGINWSTVRYPKNILNDKAGFITGGQAGIVVAYQLSRYFDMQAELLYATHGYKDDNLYLNYDGNASQKGYSCRIHYIEIPLLVKYYPIAGFNIQAGPQLGIGVSLSDSWQEAVDFQQQAKTEFGVVFGLGYEFDFGGFVDARYNLGLTRSIQGAESGYEGRNINISVGYRLYL from the coding sequence ATGAAAATACCATACCCCGATATTCCCCTGAACTTTTGTCGCAAATGTATCCTCGCTCTGCTGTTGCTGTGGCTGGTCGTTACCTCGATTCGGGCACAATGGAGCGTGGGCGGAAAAGCGGGTATCAACTGGTCGACGGTGAGATACCCCAAAAACATTCTCAACGACAAAGCCGGATTCATTACTGGCGGACAAGCGGGTATCGTCGTGGCCTACCAGCTCAGCCGCTATTTTGACATGCAGGCCGAGTTGCTCTATGCTACACACGGCTATAAAGACGACAACCTCTATCTCAACTACGACGGCAACGCGTCGCAAAAGGGATATTCGTGCCGCATTCACTACATCGAAATTCCGCTATTGGTCAAGTACTATCCGATTGCCGGATTCAACATTCAGGCAGGACCCCAGTTGGGTATCGGGGTCTCCCTCTCCGACTCGTGGCAAGAGGCTGTCGATTTTCAGCAACAGGCAAAAACGGAGTTCGGGGTCGTCTTCGGTTTGGGATATGAGTTCGATTTCGGCGGATTTGTCGACGCCCGCTATAATCTGGGGCTTACCCGCTCGATACAGGGAGCCGAGAGCGGCTATGAGGGGCGCAACATCAATATCTCCGTGGGGTATCGGCTCTATCTGTAA
- a CDS encoding DEAD/DEAH box helicase, whose product MTFEEFGLSEEVMQGLDAMNFQEATPVQEQTIPVILQRRDLIACAQTGTGKTAAYILPLLNLLSEYPGSGDKVRAIIVAPTRELAQQIDMQFAGFSYFLPISTAVVSGGGDGSSWEQQKRGLTLGADIIIATPGRLISHLNISNVDFSGVEYFILDEADRMLDMGFYDDIMKIGNSLPAKRQTIMFSATMPPKIRQLAKNIMNDPVEVNVAISKPNEAIDQSAYVCYETQKMGIIDWLFREPTGTKTIIFSSSKQKVKELTFALKRKKYKVAAMHSDLEQPEREAVMLDFKNNKIDILVATDVISRGIDIDQIGLVINYDVPHDPEDYIHRIGRTARANAEGTAITFVSEKEQGKFHRIESFLGYEIAKRELPEGLGEGPVYAPAQENGGRRRGRGGRNNGGGEGRNGGRSRNRRRGDKGARENVSKPPSAKNTKAAAPESPKKEGGENVAQQAQKSSNARRRNHRRRRSRSSNNGNTPSGQSEQ is encoded by the coding sequence ATGACATTTGAAGAATTCGGATTGTCGGAAGAGGTTATGCAGGGGCTTGATGCCATGAACTTTCAAGAGGCTACCCCGGTGCAGGAACAAACCATTCCCGTGATATTGCAACGAAGAGATTTGATTGCTTGTGCCCAGACCGGTACGGGCAAGACGGCTGCCTATATCCTGCCTTTGTTGAATCTGCTCTCGGAGTATCCGGGCAGCGGCGACAAGGTGCGGGCGATTATTGTGGCACCTACTCGTGAACTGGCTCAGCAAATCGACATGCAGTTTGCCGGTTTCTCCTATTTCCTGCCCATCTCCACGGCTGTGGTATCGGGTGGGGGCGACGGCTCTTCGTGGGAACAACAGAAGCGCGGGTTGACCCTGGGTGCCGATATCATTATCGCTACACCGGGGCGGCTCATCTCGCACCTGAACATTTCGAATGTTGATTTTTCGGGCGTCGAGTATTTTATTCTCGATGAGGCCGACCGCATGCTCGACATGGGTTTCTACGACGACATCATGAAGATAGGCAACAGCCTGCCCGCCAAGCGGCAGACCATCATGTTCTCGGCCACCATGCCGCCCAAGATTCGCCAGTTGGCTAAGAATATCATGAACGACCCGGTAGAGGTGAATGTGGCCATCTCGAAGCCCAACGAGGCTATCGACCAGTCGGCCTACGTCTGCTACGAGACTCAGAAAATGGGGATTATCGACTGGCTATTCAGAGAGCCCACCGGCACGAAGACCATCATCTTCTCGTCGTCGAAGCAGAAGGTGAAGGAGCTGACTTTCGCACTCAAACGGAAAAAGTACAAGGTGGCAGCCATGCACTCCGATTTGGAACAGCCCGAGCGCGAGGCAGTCATGCTCGATTTCAAGAACAACAAAATCGACATTCTGGTGGCTACCGATGTGATTTCGCGGGGTATCGACATCGACCAGATAGGATTGGTCATCAACTACGATGTGCCTCACGACCCCGAGGATTATATCCACCGCATCGGTCGTACGGCCCGGGCCAATGCCGAGGGTACGGCCATCACCTTTGTCTCGGAGAAGGAGCAGGGTAAGTTCCACCGCATCGAATCATTCTTGGGTTATGAGATTGCCAAACGGGAATTGCCCGAGGGTTTGGGCGAAGGTCCGGTATATGCTCCCGCCCAGGAGAACGGCGGTCGTCGTCGCGGCCGTGGCGGTAGAAACAACGGTGGGGGTGAAGGTCGCAACGGAGGCCGTTCCCGCAATCGTCGTCGGGGTGATAAGGGGGCCAGGGAGAATGTTTCGAAGCCCCCGTCGGCTAAAAATACGAAGGCTGCCGCACCCGAAAGTCCGAAGAAGGAGGGGGGAGAAAACGTGGCCCAACAGGCTCAGAAGAGCTCGAATGCAAGACGTCGGAATCACCGTCGTCGGCGCTCCCGCTCGTCCAACAACGGCAACACTCCGTCGGGACAAAGTGAGCAGTAA